From a region of the Oscarella lobularis chromosome 7, ooOscLobu1.1, whole genome shotgun sequence genome:
- the LOC136189380 gene encoding integral membrane protein GPR180-like — protein MEGVSSRRRSVVAWLLLFGFARVVDGMHSSGKWSSLRFADEVTQFGFAGSSGQWMYGNVTNLNPKQFLAHQLTLVFANEDYYRKGTALYEAVKGNVKKPNCSAIMEPFSRVARMPVDECDRDGPNATDFLRYVPCKEDATCPTQPHNVTLVTASQLTFSVDAGAWPSNWYVILIACSLGTNYTNWRPCQWERISLGSRYQIDVEYDMWLVNGNPFGPNRDYFTYQFSFETQGILQMYIAFLFALTLLAIIHVCQRTRKGAQQHTLIHLYSTCLACTWVSVFFEFVHYMVYGQNGKGVPVLLTLGDFFSGAGQSFLMLLLLLIAKGWTITTTILTRKRALFLIWGVYVFLYLILLIIVTVQHDDLTGKIPYETVPGGIILALRCVFWFWFLYELRVSYLQENVQKKLVFYRLFSLLYSIWFLCLPIAIAIISGAVSSMYKFKVTVGVLLSLNVLSLVVMASLLWPSRSKYYFKLTTPVPDQKKLVEKI, from the exons ATGGAAGGCgtgtcgtcgcgtcgacgctccGTCGTCGCTTGGCTGCTCCTTTTCGGGTTtgcgcgcgtcgtcgacggcatgCACAGCTCGGGAAAGTGGTCGAGCCTgcgcttcgccgacgaggTGACCCAATTCGGGTTCGCCGGCTCGAGCGGCCAATGGATGTACGGCAACGTGACGAATTTGAATCCAAAGCAATTCCTCGCCCACCAGCTCACTCTCGTATTCGCAAACGAAGACTATTATCGCAAAGGAACGGCGCTGTACGAAGCGGTAAAGGGAAACGTAAAAAAACCCAACTGTTCGGCCATTATGGAaccgttttctcgcgtcgcTCGAAtgcccgtcgacgaatgcgaccGCGACGGGCCAAACGCGACCGATTTCCTTCGCTACGTACCGTGCAAAGAGGACGCAACGTGTCCCACCCAGCCCCACAACGTCACATTGGTGACGGCGTCTCAATTGacgttttccgtcgacgcgggggcgtggccgtCTAATTGGTACGTCATACTGATCGCCTGCAGTCTCGGTACGAACTACACGAATTGGCGTCCGTGCCAATGGGAACGCATTTCGCTGGGATCTCGGtatcaaatcgacgtcgaatacgACATGTGGCTAGTGAACGGAAATCCTTTCGGTCCCAATCGCGACTACTTCACCTATCAGTTCTCGTTCGAGACGCAGGGCATTTTGCAGATGTACAtcgcttttctcttcgcgCTAACCCTTCTCGCCATAATCCACGTGTGTCAGCGAACGCGCAAGGGAGCTCAACAACACACGCTCATTCATCTCTATAGCACGTGTCTCGCCTGCACGTGGGTCTCGGTCTTTTTCGAATTCGTTCACTATATGGTGTACGGGCAGAATGGGAAGGGGGTGCCTGTTCTGCTTACTCTAGGCGACTTCTTTTCGGGCGCCGGTCAGTCTTTTCTCATGTTGCTTCTGTTACTTATAGCCAAAGGCTGGACCATCACCACGACTATATTAACACGAAAGCGAGCTTTGTTTCTTATCTGGGGCGTATACGTTTTTCTATATCTCATACTTCTCATCATAGTAACG GTTCAACATGATGATTTGACGGGAAAGATTCCCTATGAAACCGTTCCCGGTGGAATTATTTTGGCTCTGCGTTGCGTCTTTTGGTTTTGGTTTCTCTACGAATTGCGCGTGAGTTATCTCCAAGAGAACGTGCAAAAGAAGTTGGTCTTCTATCGCCTATTTTCTCTGCTCTATTCGATCTGGTTTCTCTGTTTGCCTATCGCGATTGCGATCATCTCTGGTGCCGTTAGTAGCATGTACAAATTCAAAGTAACAGTCGGCGTTTTGCTCTCTCTCAACGTtctctcgctcgtcgtcatggcCTCGCTACTGTGGCCGTCTCGATCGAAATACTATTTCAAACTAACGACGCCCGTTCCAGATCAGAAGAAATTAGTCGAAAAAATATGA
- the LOC136189386 gene encoding bifunctional protein GlmU-like, translating to MAAGSLQCHALRLRPGDEICSSLQRFVVENELKAAFILTCVGSVTRATLRLADAEAGKANKIMELSDRHEIVSLVGTLNEGGHLHASLSDKEGKVVGGHVMGNMIIFTTAEIVIGECSGLAFKRAMDASTGFLELEIESRDTS from the exons ATGGCCGCCGGTTCGTTGCAG TGCCACGCCCTTCGACTGCGACCAGGAGACGAGATCTGCAGTTCGCTGCAGCGCTTTGTGGTCGAAAACGAGCTCAAAGCCGCCTTCATCCTAACATGCGTCGGAAGCGTAACACGCGCAACCCTTCGCCTGGCAGACGCAGAGGCAGGAAAAGCAAACAAA ATCATGGAATTGAGCGATCGTcacgaaatcgtttctctgGTCGGAACTCTAAACGAAGGCGGTCATCTCCACGCAAGTCTGAGCGATAAGGAAGGTAAAGTCGTGGGAGGTCACGTGATGGGAAATATGATCATATTCACGACGGCCGAGATTGTTATCGGCGAGTGTAGCGGGCTCGCGTTCAAACGGGCCATGgacgcgtcgacgggatTTTTAGAACTAGAAATAGAAAGTCGAGACACCAGTTAA
- the LOC136189110 gene encoding diacylglycerol lipase-alpha-like, producing the protein MARAMASAAAVRIGEETNVCCRSVPKAIHSEGLCVFSILVGVVDIANRRHFHSNGGNTCKKVGLLKAYVSLEIVLVLLTIFVLMAILVLSFRGSMMQMHKRRRVVPLWMLTIILMILVGHTRLDKNSLENNFAFTEISQLLVRYFGDFDLVPTDIAAGLILLRRTYAIAKRKIQSKSGITVNALGCSFQRLPIPLHGTLENDEIALQDLSYYSKYMAAAYGWSMFQQMNPMCSWLCKAAVNRNCGFKCCSGYEWNIQDTCCQCNLAAVTEIVDKDDDAEVLYSNWNSQVFQTPFYVAADHERRKIIISVRGTRSFTDALTDLCADYIRIHVKGVDNAKVHKGMYQAASYVKMTMASNNVLERAKEKYPGYQLVTVGHSLGAGVASLLALQFRETHPNTKCYAYCPPGALMNLELAKFSRNFILTCVVGLDVVPRLSLATMEDLKENLVRMIAASKTTKWSIICRSCPGACCGAYYVCGCHCCCPGEEVVSDEILYSPETEENIVKLRSAFYHLQRQECQKMAEERMYLPGRIIHLLHLGRCFRAAWTRTEDFQKIAISPKMVSDHLVHNVTKAIKSAISYLEQQKIESEGNESGWKKGKRRKSYRFHRNLKSTLSNNSEAAGNEISRPPLKLKGIVNKEETDDALAFHVKTHSQKTALDKSRGRPLPVYESSV; encoded by the exons ATGGCTCGTGCCATGGCATCCGCGGCGGCTGTGCGAATAggcgaagaaacgaacgtTTGCTGTCGTTCTGTACCTAAAGCAATCCATAGCGAAGG GCTGTGCGTTTTTTCCATTCTCGTGGGAGTGGTCGATATTGCGAACAGACGTCATTTTCACAGCAACGGCGGGAACACTTGCAAGAAGGTCGGCCTCCTGAAGGCCTACGTTTCCTTGGAAATTGTTCTCGTGCTTTTGACCATCTTTGTCCTGATGGCAATACTCGTACTGAGCTTTCGAGGCAGCATGATGCAAATGCACAAGCGACGACGTGTCGTTCCACTCTGGATGCTCACCATCATCCTAATGATTCTTGTGGGCCATACTCGGCTCG ACAAAAATTCGTTGGAGAATAATTTCGCTTTTACGGAAATTAGCCAGCTCTTAGTGAGATACTTTGGCGACTTTGATTTAGTGCCAACGGACATAGCAGCGGGATTGATACTCTTGAGACGCACGTATGCAATAGCTAAGAGAAAGATACAGTCAAAAAGTGGAATTACTGTG AATGCTCTTGGTTGCAGTTTTCAAAGGTTACCTATTCCTCTTCACGGAACGttggagaacgacgagataGCGTTGCAAGATCTTAGTTATTATTCCAAGTACATGGCCGCCGCCTATGGCTGGTCCATGTTTCAGCAAATGAATCCAATGTGCAGTTGGTTGTGCAAAGCAGCTGTCAATAGAAACTGCGGATTCAA GTGTTGTTCGGGTTATGAGTGGAACATTCAGGACACGTGCTGTCAATGTAATTTAGCTGCCGTGACGGAGATTGTCgataaagacgacgatgcagAGGTGCTTTATTCCAACTGGAACTCCCAG GTTTTTCAGACGCCTTTCTACGTGGCAGCGGAccacgaaagaagaaaaatcattaTTTCTGTGAGAGGAACTCGATCGTTTACT GATGCGTTGACCGATCTCTGTGCCGATTACATACGAATTCACGTCAAAGGAGTCGACAATGCAAAAGTTCACAAA GGAATGTATCAGGCTGCCTCCTACGTGAAAATGACGATGGCATCCAATAATGTGCTGGaaagagcaaaagaaaagtatCCG GGTTATCAACTTGTGACCGTTGGTCACTCGCTTGGTGCCGGCGTTGCTTCTTTATTGGCTTTGCAGTTTAGAGAAACGCATCCTAATACAAAGTGTTACGCCTATTGCCCACCTGGAGCATTGATGAA CCTAGAACTTGCCAAATTTTCGCGGAATTTCATCTTGACTTGTGTAGTTGGTCTAGACGTCGTGCCAAG ACTCAGTTTGGCTACAATGGAagatctaaaagaaaatttggTGAGGATGATTGCAGCCAGTAAAACTACCAAG TGGTCAATCATTTGTCGATCTTGTCCCGGTGCCTGCTGTGGTGCGTACTACGTCTGTGGATGCCACTGCTGTTGCCCCGGTGAAGAAGTGGtcagcgacgaaattctcTATTCGCCTGAAACGGAAGAAAATATAGTCAAGCTGAGGTCTGCCTTTTATCATTTGCAGAGGCAAGAATGTCAGAAAATGGCGGAAGAAAGAATGTATTTGCCTGGAAGAATAATTCATCTGCTGCACCTCGG TCGCTGTTTTCGAGCCGCTTGGACTAGAACAGAAGACTTTCAGAAAATTGCAATTTCTCCTAAGATGGTGAGCGATCATCTTGTCCACAATGTCACGAAAGCCATCAAATCTGCCATTTCATATCTTGagcaacaaaaaatagaGTCGGAGGGAAACGAGTCAGGAtggaagaaaggaaaaaggcgCAAATCATATCGTTTTCATCGAAACTTGAAGTCTACTCTTAGTAATAACTCGGAAGCAGCAGGCAATGAAATTTCCAGGCCGCCCTTGAAACTCAAAGGAATTGTGAACAAGGAGGAAACAGACGACGCATTAGCATTTCATGTCAAAACTCATTCTCAGAAAACAGCTCTCGACAAGTCAAGAGGCCGCCCCTTACCAGTGTACGAAAGTAGTGTGTGA
- the LOC136189692 gene encoding diacylglycerol lipase-beta-like gives MPHLAAFKRSWSVGSDDSAIIAACFLAVRVAWLCIFSAIVGVVDIQRNLHVHEDGTYTCQQVGLLQAYISVEIVIVLFTVFVLIAILVLSFRGSMIQIDKRRHVVPLWVVNMILMGLDFIWVILGSVWTFGYGLQPECREPQSHKLLISLLITAVVGQWFMLFVLLTLLYCIYTRVGNVYELSAKGPKVHRRASRRMSIYRQASEIQKRVWEQRCQFLSCRCFSCSKKNSLENNFAFTEISQLLVRYFGDFDLVPTDIAAGLILLRRMYEAKKKKAKSPSGLTANALGCSLGSMPIPLQETAENDVVALQDLKYYSKYMAAAYGWSMFRQMNTTCSWPCKAVANMNCGPSCCGGSGYEWNLQDTCCQCNLAAVTEIVDEDDGAEVLYSNWHAQVFQTPFYVAADHGRRKIIIAVRGTRSFTDALTDLCADFIRINVDGVGVAKVHKGMYQAASYVRLAMASNNVLETAKEKYPGYQFVTVGHSLGAGVASLLALQFRETHPNTKCYAYCPPGALMNYELATFSRKFVLTCLVGLDVVPRLSFATMEDLKEDVVRMVAASRTPKWSIICRSCPGACCGIYYACGCHFCCPGDEVVSDEIFYSDQTEENIVNLRSDFYHLQRQNDKGSAGGERMYLPGRIVHFLHVISEPGSRGFRAVWAQTGDFQKVVISPKMVSDHLVHNVMNAIDSVVHDFEQQKTETDGSSRTGTRRKSFRFRKISSIEAGYDTEIRSPIKPIQSGSFSSTATATTIITDDADADARTIPGSLESRRLTLRRESAI, from the exons ATGCCGCATCTGGCCGCATTCAAGCGTTCGTGGTCCGTCGGATCGGACGATAGTGCGATTATCGCCGCCTGTTTTCTCGCCGTGCGCGTCGCCTG GCTATGCATCTTCTCCGCAAttgtcggcgtcgttgaCATTCAAAGGAACTTGCACGTGCACGAAGACGGAACGTACACGTGCCAGCAGGTCGGTCTTCTGCAAGCGTACATATCCGTGGAAATCGTTATCGTGCTCTtcaccgtcttcgtcctcaTCGCGATACTGGTGCTAAGCTTTCGCGGCAGCATGATTCAAATCGACAAGCGACGACACGTCGTTCCGCTCTGGGTCGTAAACATGATTCTCATGGGTCTCGATTTCATATGGGTCATTCTGGGTTCCGTGTGGACATTTGGCTACGGATTGCAGCCCGAGTGTCGAGAGCCCCAGTCGCACAAACTCCTCATATCGCTTCTCATAACCGCCGTTGTTGGCCAGTGGTTCATGCTATTCGTTCTTCTCACCTTGCTCTACTGTATCTATACTCGCGTTGGAAACGTGTACGAACTTTCTGCGAAAGGACCCAAGGTGCATCGTCGCGCGTCTCGACGCATGTCGATCTATCGGCAGGCGAGCGAAATACAAAAGCGAGTCTGGGAACAACGTTGTCAGTTTCTCAGCTGTCGTTGCTTTAGCTGCTCAAAGAAGAATTCGTTGGAGAACAATTTTGCTTTCACGGAAATCAGCCAGCTCTTAGTGAGATATTTCGGCGACTTTGATCTGGTGCCAACCGACATAGCAGCGGGACTAATACTCCTGAGACGCATGTACGAagccaaaaagaaaaaggcgaaatcACCAAGTGGTCTCACAGCG aatGCTCTTGGTTGTAGTCTCGGAAGCATGCCTATTCCTCTGCAGGAAACGGCGGAAAATGACGTGGTAGCTCTGCAGGATTTGAAGTACTATTCCAAGTACATGGCCGCCGCCTACGGCTGGTCCATGTTTCGACAGATGAACACCACGTGCAGTTGGCCGTGCAAGGCAGTTGCCAATATGAATTGTGGGCCTAG TTGTTGTGGCGGTTCTGGTTATGAGTGGAACCTTCAGGACACGTGCTGTCAATGTAATCTAGCGGCCGTGACGGAGATCGTAGATGAGGACGACGGCGCTGAAGTTCTTTATTCGAACTGGCACGCTCAG GTTTTTCAGACGCCTTTTTACGTGGCAGCTGATCACGGAAGACGCAAAATAATCATCGCTGTGAGAGGAACTCGATCTTTTACG GATGCGTTAACGGATCTCTGCGCCGATTTTATAAGaatcaacgtcgacggagtAGGCGTTGCAAAAGTTCACAAA GGAATGTATCAAGCTGCATCTTACGTGAGACTAGCAATGGCATCTAACAATGTATTAGAGACTGCCAAAGAAAAGTATCCG GGTTATCAATTTGTGACTGTTGGTCACTCGCTTGGTGCCGGCGTTGCTTCTTTATTGGCTTTGCAGTTCAGAGAAACGCATCCTAATACGAAGTGTTATGCCTATTGTCCACCTGGAGCGTTGATGAA CTATGAACTCGCTACTTTTTCGAGAAAGTTTGTCTTGACGTGTTTAGTTGGTCTAGACGTTGTGCCAAG ACTAAGTTTTGCCACGATGGAAGATCTGAAAGAGGATGTCGTGAGAATGGTTGCAGCCAGTAGAACGCCAAAG TGGTCAATCATCTGTCGATCTTGCCCCGGCGCTTGCTGTGGTATTTACTACGCCTGCGGATGTCATTTCTGTTGTCCTGGCGACGAAGTAGTCAGCGACGAGATTTTCTATTCGGATCAAACGGAAGAGAATATTGTCAACCTTAGATCTGATTTCTATCATTTGCAGAGACAGAACGATAAAGGAAGTGCAGGAGGCGAGAGGATGTATTTGCCGGGAAGAATAGTTCACTTCCTCCACGTCATCTCGGAACCAGGAAG tcGTGGTTTCCGAGCCGTTTGGGCGCAAACTGGCGACTTTCAGAAAGTCGTCATATCTCCAAAGATGGTCAGCGATCATTTGGTGCACAACGTCATGAACGCCATCGATTCCGTTGTTCACGATTTCGAACAGCAAAAAACCGAGACAGACGGAAGCAGCAGAACcggaacgagacgaaaatcgtttcgtttccgtAAAATATCGAGTATCGAAGCCGGATACGACACCGAAATTCGATCGCCGATTAAACCGATCCAGAGCGGATCATTTTCCTCcacggcgacagcgacgacgattattactgacgacgccgacgccgacgctcgCACTATCCCCGGTAGCTTAGAATCAAGGCGGCTAACTCTGAGGCGCGAAAGCGCGATTTAG
- the LOC136189693 gene encoding paramyosin-like: MSFLIEEPGGGDVFTNPPKPPRLVVSLEAGKTRLKTEIKPNSPLAKYFAAQSQSTSPGLSTMLTEIIARCADSDRSDSGVSVTAPEASSTFPPHPIQYENWRQHPYSSYSPVAVDNRTRSRPHFLARRWGATNEEYKDADADADASSTSAFVSDEEEEEENASSPPPLPDSSLSPSPPPFRRYGIIAAPGDTDLLQWIDVDNEHHDYDQFSRDSAALRSRSLSRSHRLSQGSASQLDMIKEEEEEKAAANENHMVSQSYHVDERKGKGESNVGLVSKSTSCIGNEINRSRRRESDGSTPSLLESEGPLETEGEEEEEKDGRAMTEAEQTQLSSNTNESLLKLRSRAEEFEKQRADIEREIEERKRQFEEEKLAHRQKAEELEAKISADRESLQKRIDDMRSEDGQLRKSFEKEKSLWEEKMLDLDTAEYNSIATMLEEEKNELSKLSVALEGKQQDVASITDSVRQREDSCTRLRERLTLLEQTVDGDEAHYKERRLSTAAEIDRQKTLLVQRLQLPLNNARKERSRLRKRYKATVADNAEKARQLESLRPDYEELASENARLEGQIRSLQSQLKLTLVELHRSEEKNPRLFKVGERVTSKGIIRQPLPQTNRLAATGLVYDLTKEVT, translated from the exons ATGTCGTTCCTAATCGAAGAaccgggcggcggcgacgtcttcACTAATCCGCCGAAGCCGCCTCGCCTCGTCGTCAGTCTCGAGGCGGGAAAGACGCGTCTCAAGACCGAAATCAAG CCCAATTCGCCATTGGCTAAATACTTTGCCGCTCAATCGCAATCAACCAGTCCCGGATTGAGCACGATGCTGACTGAAATCATCGCCCGGTGCGCCGATTCGGATCGCAGCGACTCGGGCGTCAGCGTCACGGCGCCGGAAGCGTCGTCAACCTTTCCCCCGCATCCTATCCAATACGAAAATTGGCGCCAGCATCCCTATTCGTCCTATTCTCCCGTAGCAGTCGATAATAGAACGCGTTCGCGACCTCACTTTCTCGCGCGACGCTGGGGAGCGACGAACGAGGAATATAAAGATGCCGATGCCGATGCCGATGCTAGTTCCACttccgctttcgtttcggacgaggaggaggaggaggaaaacgcttcttctcctcctcctctacccgattcgtcgctttctccttctccgccGCCTTTTCGTCGCTATGGAATCATCGCCGCTCCCGGCGATACCGATTTGTTGCAgtggatcgacgtcgataatGAGCATCATGATTATGATCAATTTTCGCGCGATTCCGCCGCGCTTCGCTCGCGATCTCTATCGCGATCTCATCGACTTAGTCAGGGAAGTGCGAGTCAATTGGACATGAtcaaggaagaggaggaggagaaagcggcggcgaatgaAAATCACATGGTATCGCAGAGTTATCACGTGGACgagcgaaaaggaaaaggagaatcgAACGTTGGACTTGTTAGCAAGAGTACAAGTTGCATTGGAAATGAAATCAATAGGAGTCGAAGACGAGAGTCCGATGGCTCTACGCCATCCCTTTTGGAGAGCGAGGGTCCACTAGAGACGgagggagaggaggaggaggagaaggatgGAAGAGCGATGACGGAAGCTGAGCAAACACAACTTTCGTCTAATACTAATGAAAGTCTATTGAAG CTGAGGAGTAGAGCGGAGGAATTCGAGAAACAAAGAGCCGATATCGagagagaaatcgaagagagaaagcgacaatttgaagaggagaagCTCGCGCATAGACAAAAG GCTGAGGAATTGGAAGCAAAGATATCGGCTGATAGGGAGTCGCTAcagaaacgaatcgacgatatGCGTTCCGAAGATGGACAGCTAAGAAAATCAttcgaaaaggaaaaatctcTTTGggaggaaaaaatgcttgATCTTGACACGGCGGAATACAATAGCATAGCA ACAATGctggaggaggaaaaaaatgagcTGAGCAAACTATCAGTTGCATTGGAAGGAAAACAGCAGGAC GTGGCAAGCATAACGGACTCCGTACGACAACGCGAGGACAGCTGTACGCGATTAAGAGAAAGATTGACCTTACTCGAACAa acagtcgacggcgacgaagcccATTATAAGGAACGACGATTGTCAACGGCAGCTGAGATTGACAGACAGAAAACGTTGTTAGTTCAAAG acTGCAGTTGCCTCTCAATAACGCGAGAAAGGAGAGGAGCAGGTTGAGAAAGCGCTATAAGGCGACGGTGGCGGATAATGCGGAAAAAGCGAGACAACTCGAATCCTTGCGACCCGAC TACGAAGAATTGGCGAGTGAGAACGCTCGATTGGAAGGCCAAATTCGCTCTCTTCAATCCCAACTCAAATTGactctcgtcgaattgcatcgtagcgaagagaagaatccTCGCCTTTTCAAAGTCGGCGAAAGGGTGACAAGTAAGGGAATCATAAGACAACCACTTCCACAAACGAACCGACTCGCAGCCACCGGACTCGTATACGACCTAACGAAGGAAGTAACCTAA